From a region of the Sminthopsis crassicaudata isolate SCR6 chromosome 6, ASM4859323v1, whole genome shotgun sequence genome:
- the TIGD2 gene encoding tigger transposable element-derived protein 2 — protein sequence MSGKRKRVVLTIKDKLDIIKKLEEGSSFKRLSVVYGIGESTVRDIKKNKERIITYANSSDPTSGVSKRKSMKSSTYEELDRVMIEWFNQQRNEGIPVSGTICAKQAKFFFDALGMEGDFNASSGWLTRFKQRHGIPKVAGQGTKLSGDETAASEFCCSFREFIEKENLQPEQIYSADQTGLFWKCLPSRTLAFETEHSTSGYRSSRERIIIMCCANATGLHKLNLCVVGKAKKPRSFKGTEPSNLPVSYFSQKGAWIEYPVFRQWFDKNFVPQVRKNLKSKGLLEKAVLLLDFPPAHPDEEILSSDDGKIFVKYLPPNVTALIQPMSQGILATLKRYYRAGLLQKYMDEGVDLKMFWKNLTVLDAIYEVSRAWNMIKSVTITRAWNKLFPGSEENIGLNFDDGAILAANLATVLQHTEGCENVDIENIEDWFEAENTEPNYDVLTDSEGTQGQVDQADRSSKNEEVEETELISQRHISHKSALEWTENLLDYLEQQDDMLLSDKLVLRRLRTTIRKKQKTQNNNKSQ from the coding sequence ATGTCTGGAAAGCGTAAACGTGTGGTGTTGACCATTAAAGATAAACTGGACATTATAAAGAAACTTGAAGAAGGTAGCTCTTTCAAACGCCTTTCAGTTGTTTATGGGATTGGTGAATCAACTGTTCgagatataaaaaagaacaaagagagaaTTATAACGTATGCAAATAGTTCAGATCCAACAAGTGGTGTATCCAAACGCAAGTCTATGAAGTCATCAACCTATGAGGAACTTGATAGGGTTATGATAGAATGGTTCAACCAGCAAAGAAATGAGGGGATTCCGGTATCTGGAACAATTTGTGCAAAGCAAGCAAAATTCTTCTTTGATGCTTTGGGAATGGAAGGTGATTTTAATGCATCATCTGGTTGGCTAACCCGTTTTAAACAGAGGCATGGCATTCCAAAGGTTGCTGGTCAAGGTACAAAGTTAAGTGGGGATGAAACAGCTGCCAGTGAATTTTGCTGTAGCTTCAGAGAATTTATTGAAAAAGAGAATCTTCAACCAGAGCAGATATATAGTGCTGATCAGACTGGATTATTTTGGAAGTGTCTGCCATCAAGGACATTAGCTTTTGAAACAGAGCACAGTACTTCTGGGTACAGGTCAAGCAGAGAAAGAATCATTATTATGTGTTGTGCTAATGCCACTGGTTTACACAAACTTAACCTTTGTGTAGTGGGGAAAGCAAAGAAACCCCGTTCATTTAAAGGAACTGAACCTTCCAACCTCCCTGTCTCTTACTTCAGTCAAAAAGGTGCATGGATAGAATATCCCGTTTTCAGGCAATGGTTTGACAAAAATTTTGTGCCACAGGTACGAAAGAATTTAAAATCCAAAGGGTTGCTGGAAAAAGCAGTATTGCTTTTGGATTTTCCACCAGCTCATCCAGATGAAGAAATCTTGAGTTCAGATGATggcaaaatatttgtgaaatatttgcCCCCTAATGTGACAGCTTTAATTCAACCTATGAGCCAAGGAATTTTGGCCACCTTGAAGAGGTATTACCGAGCAGGTCTTCTTCAGAAGTACATGGATGAAGGTGTTGATCTTAAAATGTTTTGGAAGAACCTAACTGTGTTAGATGCTATTTATGAAGTGTCAAGGGCATGGAATATGATAAAGTCAGTAACCATTACAAGAGCATGGAATAAACTTTTCCCTGGTAGTGAGGAAAACATAGGTTTGAACTTTGATGATGGAGCTATTTTAGCAGCTAACTTAGCCACCGTTTTACAGCATACAGAAGGCTGTGAAAATGTTGATATTGAAAACATTGAAGACTGGTTTGAAGCTGAAAATACTGAACCAAATTATGATGTATTAACAGATAGTGAAGGAACACAAGGCCAGGTAGACCAAGCTGATCGCTCAAGTAAAAATGAGGAGGTAGAGGAAACAGAACTTATTTCACAAAGGCATATTAGCCATAAATCTGCTCTTGAATGGACTGAGAATTTATTGGATTATCTGGAACAGCAGGATGATATGCTTCTGTCTGACAAACTGGTCTTAAGAAGGCTTCGAActacaataagaaaaaaacagaagacccagaataataacaaaagtcaGTAA